From one Plasmodium knowlesi strain H genome assembly, chromosome: 11 genomic stretch:
- a CDS encoding spindle assembly abnormal protein 6, putative, translating into MNSGPNYRECSISHAESVNGDSRGNENDYSCHAYGASSEKRSDYGDSPNDPSAMMYIPHVNLMGKGAYPVAGPKINIICTAHPSCSEVSMAEESANASERVSRKAPEMASAVTRSNNPNGTVKNPLTNKEEKNLDMSFIYNKYDQNGLLYCKSIKFLMKSETKHNYVKTLTVKINSLKSIGGKQYMRLELSDDTNELFFYYLDLYEENYESIKREQTLVINFDLFPFKFIDLLEECVLENEQCEKVEDQRLRAVLMLDGGGKMTERDAHNYGNSGNDNGGGKVGGSHPYYNNHINSGYNGGGSNNPSYYRPYAYKGNNDNEEKNAECAVLNLVEINQFKELTHLSLQLKRADHENVISYLCNNIKYIKSYNGEIITKLNEEIVQNSQNVVEIRNLQKTIENLEKNIDNLKCDFNNTLNNDINKLRKEHERIIEKKEEKFNSENEELKKDVENLKNKFTQLNEMNQNYEQKIFHLNGKVKNLKNELEEKNANFVKLLKEKEDIECAKCELEKYKNTFTVEFNNLKTKYEKECESNISNSSSFESIKISNSNLETELKKYKDRNGKLEKEINIAIDEINKGNDIITKLQTQLRKMKDKLKCKTIEHMNVEKASSQNMNEIGKLQAEVKALEDKLTQRESAEEALRREVDALQRRNDEMAKELSISREVNLRLNKEITNNNLDMYAAKLNVGGPPNVVPGANFRVDTNLLDKDLFTKLKANLKSSTTPGPSPAYRMDGNMNLNLMNGKIDTLDINDRYSKPVKFIPPGI; encoded by the exons ATGAATTCAGGACCCAATTATCGCGAGTGTTCCATCTCGCACGCTGAAAGTGTGAATGGGGACTCACGTGGGAACGAAAATGACTACAGCTGTCACGCATATGGCGCCAGCAGCGAGAAGAGGAGTGACTATGGAGACAGCCCAAATGATCCCTCGGCCATGATGTACATCCCACATGTAAACTTGATGGGGAAAGGGGCATACCCTGTGGCAGGCcccaaaataaatataatctGTACAGCTCATCCTAGCTGCAGCGAAGTGAGTATGGCTGAGGAAAGTGCGAACGCTTCAGAAAGGGTGTCCAGAAAGGCGCCCGAAATGGCTAGCGCCGTCACACGCAGTAACAACCCGAACGGGACAGTAAAGAATCCACTCACgaacaaggaagaaaaaaacttagACATGAGTTTTATATACAATAAGTACGACCAGAATGGATTGCTCTATTGCAAATCTATTAAGTTTTTGATGAAAAGCGAAACGAAACATAATTATGTAAAGACGTTAACAGTGAAAATTAACAGTCTCAAAAGTATTGGGGGAAAGCAGTACATGAGGCTGGAGCTGTCCGATGATACAAAtgagttgtttttttattacctaGATTtgtatgaagaaaattacgaAAGCATAAAACGAGAACAGACGCTTGTTATTAACTTTGatttatttccatttaaaTTTATCGACCTGTTGGAAGAATGTGTGCTCGAAAATGAGCAATGTGAAAAAGTGGAGGACCAGAGATTGCGCGCTGTTCTCATGCTGGACGGGGGTGGTAAAATGACCGAACGGGATGCACACAATTATGGAAACAGTGGGAATGACAatggaggggggaaggtgGGTGGGTCCCATCCCTATTACAATAATCATATAAACTCTGGATACAACGGTGGTGGAAGTAATAATCCAAGTTACTATAGACCATATGCCTACAAAGGCAACAACGAtaacgaggaaaaaaatgcagaatgTGCAGTTCTCAATTTGGTCGAAATTAATCAGTTTAAAGAGCTCACTCATTTGTCTCTCCAGCTTAAGAGAGCTGATCATGAAAACGTAATTAGCTATTTGTgcaataatataaaatatataaaatcgTACAATGGGGAAATCATCACCAAGCtgaatgaagaaattgtaCAAAACAGTCAGAACGTTGTCGAAATTaggaatttgcaaaaaacgattgaaaatttggaaaaaaatattgacaATTTGAAATGCGACTTTAACAACACATTAAACAACGACATAAACAAGTTGAGAAAAGAACACGAAAGGATTAtcgaaaagaaagaagaaaaattcaactccgaaaatgaagaactcaAAAAAGAtgtggaaaatttaaaaaataaatttacacaattaaatgaaatgaaccaaaattatgaacaaaaaatttttcacctgaacggcaaggtaaaaaatttgaaaaatgagttggaagaaaaaaacgcaaactTTGTAAAACTcctgaaggagaaggaagacatCGAGTGTGCCAAATGTGAactggaaaaatataaaaacacaTTTACTGTTGAGTTTAATAAtcttaaaacaaaatatgaaaaggaatGCGAAAGTAATATCTCCAATAGTTCCAGTTTTGAAAGCATCAAAATTAGCAACTCCAATCTGGAAACCGAActgaaaaaatacaaagacaGGAATGGAAaacttgaaaaagaaatcaaCATCGCCATTGACGAAATTAACAAGGGGAATGACATCATCACGAAGCTTCAAACACAGCTACGCAAGATGAAGGACAAGCTGAAGTGCAAGACGATTGAGCATATGAACGTGGAGAAAGCCAGCTCGCAAAACATGAATGAAATTGGAAAACTTCAGGCAGAGGTCAAAGCCTTGGAGGATAAGCTCACTCAGCGCGAGTCCGCGGAGGAGGCGCTCCGCAGGGAGGTCGACGCCCTGCAGCGTCGCAACGACGAGATGGCCAAGGAGTTGAGCATATCCCGGGAAG TCAACCTCCGCCTGAATAAGGAAATAACCAACAACAACCTGGACATGTACGCCGCCAAGCTGAACGTGGGCGGGCCCCCGAACGTTGTACCAG GTGCCAACTTCCGCGTCGACACGAACCTCCTGGACAAGGACTTGTTCACGAAGTTGAAAGCAAACTTGAAGAGCTCCACGACGCCGGGTCCGAGCCCCGCGTACCGCATGGACGG AAACATGAACCTGAATTTAATGAATGGGAAAATAGACACCCTGG ACATCAATGATAGGTACAGTAAGCCGGTGAAGTTTATCCCCCCCGGAATTTGA
- a CDS encoding 4-hydroxybenzoate polyprenyltransferase, putative: MRNLSKGLSSMKSIPVKGVNPIFTLNAGKAKKSAFPPTCNGMVDLCRRRTLPGIASTGVDHTGSNQGKNNFNRERGMMMYRYYSVSTRDGHKSQRVKLKVDRSNDMDNPGSYQPNDTSNNRSPVCDNWLMAIPLPNKVKQNLSAYITLSRLHIPTGVYLLLNSALYGYFLTLPVENLFISPGNELNWEFISKIGRDLALFTFGSINSRIAGCIINDLLDRNFDKHVERTKNRPLANNSVTTSRAFTYLGIHSALSLLTLFQFSSQTIYTGLVSTAFIISYPLMKRITCYAQVYLSITFNLGFLISSSVNVQLAANVFPLCVSFLPLCYLTIIYDTIYAHQDRKDDIKLNLKSLAIKWGDNTLKYSKLLAINMIYLFYLSGYLFDMHYSYYVMSTCNVLYLLHCIKGISLHDREKCMAFFKNSKNILILFALSAFVAKGCQAYQRWEEGTQKDHLTGREDTQKRETQEGSI, translated from the coding sequence ATGCGCAATCTGTCCAAAGGTCTCTCATCGATGAAGAGCATTCCTGTGAAGGGAGTAAATCCCATATTTACTCTCAACGcaggaaaagcgaaaaagtCGGCCTTTCCCCCAACGTGCAATGGAATGGTCGATTTATGCAGAAGAAGAACTCTTCCTGGAATTGCGTCCACGGGGGTCGATCACACAGGAAGTAACCAAGGTAAGAATAATTTCAATCGGGAAAGAGGTATGATGATGTATCGTTACTATTCTGTCAGTACTCGTGATGGACATAAATCACAGAGGGTTAAGCTTAAGGTGGATCGAAGCAACGACATGGACAACCCAGGAAGTTACCAGCCTAATGATACCTCTAACAATCGCAGTCCAGTTTGTGACAATTGGCTGATGGCAATCCCACTCCCCAACAAGGTGAAGCAAAACCTAAGTGCGTATATAACGCTATCTAGACTTCACATTCCTACAGGGGTATACCTTCTCCTGAACTCAGCCCTGTACGGTTACTTCCTCACCCTCCCCGTGGAAAATCTATTTATCTCCCCAGGGAATGAACTAAATTGGGAGTTCATATCCAAGATAGGAAGAGACCTGGCCCTCTTCACCTTTGGAAGTATCAATAGCCGTATCGCTGGGTGCATAATTAATGATCTCCTTGACAGAAATTTTGATAAGCATGttgaaagaacaaaaaacagACCACTAGCAAATAACAGCGTTACTACAAGCCGAGCATTTACGTACCTAGGTATCCATTCCGCATTGTCCCTCCTAACCCTCTTTCAGTTTAGTAGTCAAACCATTTACACAGGATTAGTGTCGACCGCATTCATCATTTCGTATCCTTTAATGAAGAGAATAACTTGCTATGCACAGGTCTATTTGTCCATCACCTTTAACCTTggctttttaatttcttccagTGTGAATGTACAGCTAGCTGCAAATGTATTTCCTCTATGTGTCAGCTTCTTACCTTTGTGTTATTTAACCATTATATACGACACCATATATGCTCACCAGGATAGAAAGGATGACATAAAGTTGAATTTGAAATCATTGGCTATAAAATGGGGGGATAACACATTGAAGTATTCCAAGCTACTAGCTATTAATATGATCTATCTCTTTTATTTGTCTGGCTACCTCTTCGATATGCATTACTCCTACTACGTCATGTCGACTTGCAATGTGCTTTACTTGCTACATTGCATTAAGGGGATTTCTCTGCATGATCGGGAGAAGTGCATGGCCTTCTTCAAGAACAGCAAGAATATTTTGATACTCTTTGCGCTCTCCGCGTTTGTCGCTAAGGGGTGTCAAGCGTACCAGAGGTGGGAGGAGGGAACCCAGAAAGATCATCTCACAGGGAGAGAAGATACTCAGAAGAGAGAAACGCAGGAAGGAAGCATCTGA
- a CDS encoding EXS family protein, putative yields the protein MKFAEKLKHLKVKSWEDKYIDYKFLKKIIKRKKNAEICNLYERIEKNNNDVLEVCNILTSDNVGENSKDKKGGKYDDVECGDIDYTYLFFWVLQSYINMVIEHYEREFNYLNDKVNEIKTFLMSDKINLKDMDVMKTKCLHIYNMFDILNNYLNINVLSVYKILKKKNKKEKLTTSLDLYQKYCNTLHQISREEEFNAKIKSTYLSIQKKRGDNCEKLDFLNFKIYIKNKIESIWKYRGILYTLCGILIILVINTIILLYLNKNNINVNTILSILPIYRLLYILNFFFLFIFGSFLFMHLYGVNFTYILDLNKIIVDEYYYLINVVIFLLFLTTLSLLVFLLDVLFKLNIFSNILFHVVILFILLFCTTIIPVNFYKYKETNFVFSSFLRVLSSGIFLVNSVNLLDNIIGDILTSLSKTFSDVQYFVCFLLNGMKTNAPAKCPILEGYINPVFVGLPFYFRFCQCLIRYNNEREKIHIFNMLKYLSGIVIVICTSFNWAYLGLGANTSKIILICAYVVGSTYMYFWDLYCDWGLLKEYNYLLRKNNNLMYPPHYYYFAGLLNLVFRLTWAVTLMPITIFQNKEIDAFLITFVLMFIEVLRRSIWICFRLENEHVTNASKYRSILWVPKMTKKKKF from the exons atgaagttcGCCGAGAAGCTAAAGCATCTGAAGGTGAAATCATGGGAAGACAAATACATCGATTATAagtttttgaaaaaaattattaaaaggaaaaagaatgcaGAAATATGTAATTTATATGAgcgaattgaaaaaaacaacaatgATGTTCTGGAAGTGTGTAACATACTAACCTCTGATAATGTAGGTGAAAATagtaaagataaaaaaggggggaaatatgaTGATGTAGAGTGTGGAGATATCGATTACACGTACCTCTTTTTCTGGGTGCTACAAAGTTATATTAACATGGTTATAGAACATTATGAGCGGGAATTCAACTACCTTAACGATAAGgtgaatgaaataaaaacgtTCCTCATGAGTGACAAAATTAACTTGAAGGATATGGATGTAATGAAGACCAAGTGTCTACACATTTATAACATGTTTGATATCCTTAACAACTACCTTAACATTAATGTTCTTTCCGTTTATAAaatattgaagaaaaaaaataaaaaagagaaactcACAACTTCTCTGGACTTGTATCAGAAGTATTGCAATACGTTGCACCAGATAAGCCGTGAAGAGGAATTCAAT GCAAAAATCAAGTCGACCTACCTGTCCATccagaagaaaagaggagaCAACTGTGAGAAGTTGGACTTTTTAAACTTCAAAATTTATATCAAGAATAAAATAGAGAGCATCTGGAAATATCGAGGAATCCTCTATACCCTCTGTGGCATACTTATCATCCTCGTTATCAACACCATCATATTACTCTACCTGAACAAGAACAACATAAACGTCAACACTATTTTGTCCATCCTGCCCATATATAGGCTGTTATACATTTtaaactttttctttcttttcattttcggcTCCTTTCTGTTCATGCATCTGTATGGGGTCAACTTCAC GTACATCCTCGATCTGAACAAGATAATCGTGGACGAATACTACTACCTGATCAACGTAgtcatcttcctccttttcctcacGACGCTCTCCTTGCTCGTCTTCCTACTGGACGTTCTCTTCAAgcttaacattttttccaacataCTTTTCCACGTTgtcatcctttttattctccttttctgcaCGACGATTATCCCCGTTAATTTTTACAAGTATAAGGAAACCAACtttgttttctcctcctttttgcgCGTTTTGTCGAGCGG TATTTTCCTCGTCAACAGCGTCAACCTCCTGGACAACATTATCGGGGACATCCTCACAAGCCTATCGAAAACCTTCTCAGATGTCCAGTACTTCGTCTGCTTTTTGCT AAACGGAATGAAAACAAATGCGCCCGCGAAATGTCCAA TATTGGAAGGCTATATCAACCCCGTTTTCGTGGGgctccctttttatttccgctTCTGTCAATGCTTAATCAG ATACAACAacgagagagaaaaaattcacatttttaacatgCTTAAGTACTTGTCCGGAATTGTCATCGTGATATGCACATCCTTTAACTG GGCCTATCTAGGCTTGGGCGCGAACACGAGCAAAATTATCCTCATCTGCGCCTACGTTGTGGGATCCACGTACATGTATTTTTGGGACTTGTACTGTGATTGGGGGCTCCTTAAGGAGTACAATTATTTATTAAG gaaaaacaacaattTGATGTACCCCCCGCATTACTACTACTTTGCCGGATTGCTAAATTTG GTCTTCAGGCTGACGTGGGCCGTCACCCTCATGCCCATTACCATCTTCCAGAATAAG